The following are encoded together in the Vigna angularis cultivar LongXiaoDou No.4 chromosome 9, ASM1680809v1, whole genome shotgun sequence genome:
- the LOC108347209 gene encoding uncharacterized protein LOC108347209, which produces MSSNEEVTIPLKYWVDDDKKRVIVAEASGDLVDVLFSFLTLPLGTIIRLGNKLEQHIELGCINKLYDSVDNLESNVFWNNVCKKMLHSPRNPLERSCQRLKVKVDDTEPTKYFVCYSCSKEKDLLLSTFDGARCHCGKLMRKETQLLQESKEELGRDNGAFVKSDAMFLILDDLRVLRSSVGDSVQTFLKHRHKDISNLTEISGEVGIKEILSILKQSLISKSPLSDVLLKNEEYKKYSSSQYTGPIHSKGHVKIKVMVSKSKNKILFAEVDGDFVDLLASFLTTPIGSIVKLMKGKLCLGSIRNLYKSVKRLNPSWFVRSSNESLKNIKVAPHFGCKRNPLEEDDSPEYWYGPVVEKENEGRTMISKRKELLRDPKKVKLFDPRSSDGAREPPVGFMKRPCLFVVSDDLEVKPMTSASSISHLKELGIVKLNDLEEHFIKVRKSHEALDLLRVSLTSNEAALTKSLFSKMWICQRCIPCWGVFGSRHQIKNEIKKVEKVVPGKKRHDEREKDKKEVK; this is translated from the exons ATGTCTTCCAACGAAGAGGTAACGATCCCTTTGAAATATTGGGTGGACGATGACAAAAAGCGTGTAATTGTGGCAGAAGCAAGTGGGGACTTGGTAGATGTTCTCTTCAGTTTCCTCACCCTTCCATTGGGAACTATTATTAGGCTTGGAAACAAATTGGAGCAACATATAGAGCTTGGTTGCATCAATAAGCTGTACGACAGTGTTGATAATTTGGAATCTAATGTTTTCTGGAACAACGTCTGCAAGAAAATGTTGCATTCTCCGCGCAACCCGTTAGAGCGCTCTTGCCAAAGACTGAAAGTGAAAGTGGATGATACAGAACCCACTAAGTATTTCGTGTGTTACAGCTGTTCAAAGGAAAAGGATCTGTTGCTGAGTACCTTTGATGGTGCAAGATGCCATTGTGGAAAATTGATGAGAAAAGAAACGCAGTTGCTGCAAGAATCCAAGGAAGAGCTAGGTAGGGACAATGGTGCTTTTGTTAAATCAGATGCCATGTTCTTGATCTTGGATGACTTGAGAGTCCTCCGAAGCTCTGTTGGTGACTCTGTTCAAACGTTTCTCAAGCATCGACACAAAGACATCAGCAACCTCACCGAAATATCTGGAGAAGTTGGCATCAAGGAG ataTTGAGCATACTAAAGCAATCCTTAATCTCCAAATCTCCTCTGAGTGATGTATTattgaaaaatgaagaatataaGAAATACTCTTCCTCACAGTATACCGGTCCCATTCATTCCAAAGGTCATGTAAAAATCAAAGTAATGGTGAGCAAATCAAAGAACAAGATTTTATTTGCTGAAGTAGATGGAGATTTTGTTGACCTTCTAGCCAGCTTCCTGACAACACCTATTGGATCTATTGTGAAGCTTATGAAAGGAAAATTGTGCTTGGGAAGCATTCGTAACTTGTACAAAAGTGTGAAGCGTCTCAATCCATCATGGTTTGTAAGATCATCTAACGAATCTTTAAAGAATATAAAGGTTGCTCCTCATTTTGGTTGTAAGAGGAATCCATTAGAAGAGGACGATTCTCCTGAATATTGGTATGGCCCTGTAGTGGAGAAAGAGAATGAGGGGCGTACAATgatttcaaagagaaaagagtTGTTACGAGATCCAAAAAAAGTGAAACTTTTTGACCCAAGATCTTCTGATGGAGCAAGAGAACCTCCTGTGGGATTTATGAAGAGGCCATGTCTGTTTGTTGTGAGCGATGATCTGGAAGTGAAACCAATGACAAGTGCTTCTAGCATTTCGCATTTGAAAGAGCTTGGAATTGTGAAGTTGAATGATTTGGAGGAACATTTTATTAAAGTCAGAAAGTCACATGAG GCACTAGACCTTTTGAGGGTTTCTTTGACATCCAATGAAGCTGCTTTGACAAAAAGCCTATTCTCCAAAATGTGGATATGTCAAAGATGCATCCCTTGCTGGGGTGTATTTGGAAGTCGACACCAAATTAAAAACGAAATAAAAAAGGTAGAGAAAGTGGTACCAGGTAAAAAAAGGCATGacgaaagagaaaaagataagaaggaagtgaagtag